A window of the Streptomyces sp. NBC_01351 genome harbors these coding sequences:
- a CDS encoding winged helix-turn-helix domain-containing protein — protein sequence MANTRSLTSAATASLTYPPSPRHRLRSVDRDEVARVVDLLPPGATWLPAPQHTLPTLPGQPPMVGYLVLVPADQQPPITFAPHAVAGPAPFSATSTATATGTGTGTGTGTGDDTLVRIDPAQRTAEVDGQVLDLTYLEFELLAHLVKHPHRVHSRDQLVTTVWGYGHVGDGRTVDVHIARLRRKLGSAHRGAIQTVRRVGYKYAP from the coding sequence ATGGCGAACACCCGCTCCCTCACCTCCGCTGCGACCGCTTCCCTGACCTATCCGCCCAGTCCGCGCCACCGACTGCGTTCCGTGGACCGAGACGAAGTGGCCCGAGTAGTGGACCTGCTCCCGCCCGGGGCCACCTGGCTGCCCGCGCCCCAGCACACCCTGCCGACCCTGCCCGGCCAGCCCCCGATGGTCGGCTACCTGGTCCTCGTGCCGGCCGACCAGCAGCCGCCGATCACGTTCGCCCCGCACGCCGTGGCGGGACCGGCGCCCTTCTCCGCCACCTCCACCGCCACCGCCACCGGCACCGGCACCGGCACCGGCACCGGCACCGGCGACGACACCCTGGTCCGCATCGACCCGGCGCAGCGCACGGCCGAGGTCGACGGGCAGGTGCTGGATCTGACGTACCTGGAATTCGAGCTGCTGGCGCACCTGGTGAAGCACCCGCACCGGGTGCACAGCCGGGACCAGCTGGTGACCACGGTCTGGGGCTACGGGCACGTCGGCGACGGCCGGACGGTGGACGTCCACATCGCCCGCCTGCGCCGCAAGCTGGGCTCGGCCCACCGTGGCGCGATCCAGACGGTCCGCCGGGTGGGCTACAAGTACGCGCCGTGA
- a CDS encoding tyrosine-protein phosphatase: MTATPSTTVANLRDLGGTPLTGGRTVRPGLVLRSGQLDRLDLDADPAVAALGLTTVIDFRSDAERASYPDRVPAGARMLVGDVLADKMNSGKMPAAAQLKDLLSDPVVAEERLGGGKAQALFGDVYRSFVSSGSAQSSYRMLLTEVADPQAGPLLFHCTAGKDRTGWGATIILSLLGADDETLMAEYLSVNPAVKQAFAPMIEGFTAAGGDPDIALALIGVFPSYLEAALDEVETRYGSMEKYVREGLGISDETVEALRARLIA, translated from the coding sequence ATGACCGCCACGCCCTCCACCACCGTCGCCAACCTCCGCGACCTCGGTGGCACCCCGCTGACCGGCGGCCGCACCGTACGCCCCGGCCTGGTGCTGCGCTCCGGCCAGCTCGACCGGCTCGACCTCGACGCCGACCCGGCGGTGGCCGCACTGGGCCTGACCACCGTCATCGACTTCCGCAGCGACGCCGAGCGCGCCTCGTACCCCGACCGGGTGCCGGCCGGGGCGCGGATGCTGGTCGGCGACGTCCTGGCGGACAAGATGAACTCCGGCAAGATGCCGGCGGCCGCGCAGCTCAAGGACCTGCTGTCCGACCCCGTGGTCGCCGAGGAGCGGCTGGGCGGCGGCAAGGCGCAGGCCCTGTTCGGCGACGTCTACCGGTCCTTCGTGAGCTCCGGCTCCGCGCAGTCCTCGTACCGGATGCTGCTCACCGAGGTCGCCGACCCGCAGGCGGGCCCGCTGCTCTTCCACTGCACGGCCGGCAAGGACCGTACGGGCTGGGGCGCCACGATCATCCTGTCGCTGCTCGGCGCGGACGACGAGACGCTGATGGCCGAGTACCTCTCGGTCAACCCGGCGGTCAAGCAGGCCTTCGCCCCGATGATCGAGGGCTTCACCGCGGCCGGCGGCGACCCCGACATAGCGCTCGCCCTGATAGGCGTCTTCCCCTCGTACCTGGAGGCCGCGCTCGACGAGGTCGAGACGCGCTACGGCTCCATGGAGAAGTACGTGCGCGAGGGTCTCGGCATCTCCGACGAGACCGTCGAGGCGCTGCGTGCCCGCCTGATCGCCTGA
- a CDS encoding alpha/beta fold hydrolase, with product METHANGRLAEWAERTVVRDGVRLVCRDWGGDGQAVVLLHGLAGHVGEWDAVARHLSPRYRVVAVDQRGHGASERRPGDVSRAAYVADVLAVADRLELGRFVLIGQSLGGHTAMLAAAEHPARLGALVLVEAGPGGGDPEVVAEIGGWFDSWPKPFPTREAAVDFLGGGPVGEGWAAGLEERDGGWWPRFERDVMVGSLEENAGRSFWDEWERVACPTLVVVGQKGFIAASEVDEMLRRRPDTLAVSVPGAGHDVHLERPDVLNGLLSEFLDGRRVS from the coding sequence ATGGAAACCCATGCGAACGGCCGCCTCGCGGAGTGGGCCGAGCGGACCGTGGTGCGCGACGGGGTGCGGCTCGTCTGCCGGGACTGGGGAGGGGACGGCCAGGCCGTCGTCCTGCTGCACGGGCTGGCCGGGCACGTGGGCGAATGGGACGCGGTGGCACGGCATTTGAGCCCGCGGTACCGGGTCGTGGCCGTCGACCAGAGGGGCCACGGCGCCAGCGAACGCCGCCCCGGGGACGTCTCCCGCGCCGCGTACGTCGCCGATGTCCTCGCCGTGGCCGACCGGCTGGAGCTCGGCCGGTTCGTCCTGATCGGCCAGTCGCTGGGCGGCCACACGGCCATGCTCGCCGCTGCCGAGCACCCCGCACGCCTAGGTGCCCTCGTGCTCGTCGAAGCCGGGCCGGGCGGGGGCGACCCGGAGGTCGTCGCGGAGATCGGCGGATGGTTCGACTCCTGGCCGAAGCCGTTCCCCACACGGGAGGCCGCCGTCGATTTCCTGGGAGGCGGCCCGGTCGGCGAGGGGTGGGCGGCCGGACTGGAGGAGCGTGACGGCGGATGGTGGCCGCGCTTCGAGCGCGACGTCATGGTCGGATCGCTGGAGGAGAATGCCGGGCGGTCCTTCTGGGACGAGTGGGAGCGGGTCGCCTGCCCGACCCTCGTGGTCGTCGGCCAGAAGGGCTTCATCGCCGCGTCGGAGGTGGACGAGATGCTGCGGCGGCGTCCGGACACGCTGGCGGTGAGCGTCCCCGGCGCGGGGCACGACGTACACCTTGAGCGTCCTGACGTGCTGAACGGGCTGCTGTCGGAGTTCCTCGACGGCCGCCGGGTGTCCTGA
- the glnII gene encoding glutamine synthetase, translating into MSYKAEYIWIDGTEPTAKLRSKTKILADGAELPIWGFDGSSTNQAEGHASDRVLNPVFSCPDPIRGGDNLLVLCEVLNIDMTPHESNTRALLRPIAEKFAGQEPIFGIEQEYTFFDGTRPLGFPVNGFPAAQGGYYCGVGADEIFGRDIVEKHLDHCLAAGLEISGINAEVMPGQWEFQVGPVGPLEVSDQLWIARWLLYRTAEDFNVSATLNPKPVKGDWNGAGAHTNFSTKAMREDYRAIISACEALGEGSKPLDHVKNYGAGIDERLTGLHETAPWNEFSYGVSDRGASVRIPWQVEKDGKGYIEDRRPNANVDPYVVTRLIVDTCCTGLEKDDLV; encoded by the coding sequence GTGAGCTACAAGGCTGAGTACATCTGGATCGACGGCACCGAGCCGACGGCGAAGCTTCGCTCCAAGACGAAGATCCTGGCCGACGGAGCCGAGCTGCCGATCTGGGGCTTCGACGGTTCGAGCACCAACCAGGCCGAGGGCCACGCCTCCGACCGCGTGCTCAACCCGGTGTTCTCCTGCCCGGACCCGATCCGCGGCGGCGACAACCTCCTCGTCCTGTGCGAGGTCCTGAACATCGACATGACCCCGCACGAGTCGAACACCCGCGCGCTGCTGCGTCCGATCGCCGAGAAGTTCGCCGGGCAGGAGCCCATCTTCGGCATCGAGCAGGAGTACACCTTCTTCGACGGCACCCGCCCGCTCGGCTTCCCGGTGAACGGCTTCCCGGCCGCTCAGGGCGGTTACTACTGCGGTGTCGGCGCGGACGAGATCTTCGGCCGCGACATCGTCGAGAAGCACCTGGACCACTGCCTCGCCGCGGGCCTGGAGATCTCCGGCATCAACGCCGAGGTCATGCCCGGCCAGTGGGAGTTCCAGGTCGGCCCGGTCGGCCCGCTGGAGGTCTCCGACCAGCTGTGGATCGCCCGCTGGCTGCTCTACCGCACCGCCGAGGACTTCAACGTCTCCGCGACGCTGAACCCGAAGCCGGTGAAGGGCGACTGGAACGGCGCGGGTGCGCACACCAACTTCTCCACGAAGGCGATGCGCGAGGACTACCGCGCGATCATCTCCGCGTGCGAGGCGCTGGGCGAGGGCAGCAAGCCGCTGGACCACGTGAAGAACTACGGCGCCGGCATCGACGAGCGCCTGACGGGCCTCCACGAGACCGCCCCGTGGAACGAGTTCAGCTACGGCGTCTCGGACCGCGGCGCCTCGGTCCGCATCCCGTGGCAGGTGGAGAAGGACGGCAAGGGCTACATCGAGGACCGCCGCCCGAACGCGAACGTGGACCCGTACGTGGTGACCCGCCTCATCGTGGACACCTGCTGCACGGGCCTGGAGAAGGACGACCTGGTCTGA
- the pdxR gene encoding MocR-like pyridoxine biosynthesis transcription factor PdxR, with protein sequence MTAPDPGAGADLHLELPAEGSRRTALAQALRDAVRSGRLAGGTRLPPYRTLAADLGLARNTVADAYAELVAEGWFTARQGSGTRVAEHPAPRATRAAASAPTPSAPVHDLLQGKPDPASFPRSAWAASARRALAAAPTEAFGPGDPRGRPELRRALADYLSRARGVRTTPANIVVCSGFANGLRLLASVRPRDWAVEAYGLPFHHSILEAAGVRAHPLPVDEDGAVTDRLPTRPRTLLLTPAHQFPTGGRLLPARRAAAVEWARGTGGVIVEDDYDGEFRYDRKPVGAVQGLAPEHVVYAGSLSKSLSPAIRLGWLVLPDHLIDQVLAAKGLRESWASALDQLALADFIACGAYDRHVRRMRKRYRQRRDQLLAVLAASAPHLRATGISAGMHAALTLPPGQEVPTLTAARAAGLALDGLSAYHHPTAPPPAQEGLVIGYAALPDAAFTRALDALSEVIRRVEE encoded by the coding sequence ATGACCGCGCCCGACCCGGGCGCCGGCGCCGACCTGCACCTGGAACTCCCCGCCGAAGGCTCCCGCCGGACGGCCCTCGCCCAAGCCCTCCGCGACGCCGTGCGCAGCGGACGGCTCGCGGGCGGGACGCGGCTGCCGCCGTACCGGACCCTGGCCGCGGACCTCGGGCTGGCCCGCAACACCGTGGCCGACGCCTACGCCGAACTGGTCGCCGAGGGCTGGTTCACCGCCCGCCAGGGCTCCGGGACCCGGGTCGCCGAGCACCCCGCGCCCCGCGCCACCAGGGCCGCCGCCTCGGCACCCACCCCCTCGGCCCCCGTCCACGACCTGCTCCAGGGCAAGCCCGACCCCGCCTCCTTCCCCCGGAGCGCCTGGGCCGCCAGCGCCCGGCGGGCCCTCGCCGCCGCACCCACCGAGGCCTTCGGACCCGGCGACCCTCGGGGCCGCCCCGAGCTGCGGCGGGCGCTGGCCGACTACCTGTCCCGGGCGCGCGGCGTGCGTACCACCCCGGCGAACATCGTCGTCTGCTCCGGCTTCGCCAACGGCCTGCGCCTCCTCGCGTCCGTCCGCCCCCGGGACTGGGCCGTCGAGGCGTACGGACTCCCCTTCCACCACTCCATCCTCGAAGCCGCCGGGGTCCGCGCGCATCCCCTGCCCGTGGACGAGGACGGCGCCGTCACCGACCGACTCCCGACCCGGCCCCGTACCTTGCTCCTCACCCCCGCGCACCAGTTCCCGACGGGCGGCCGCCTCCTCCCCGCCCGCAGGGCGGCCGCCGTGGAGTGGGCCCGCGGCACCGGGGGCGTCATCGTCGAGGACGACTACGACGGGGAGTTCCGCTACGACCGCAAGCCGGTCGGCGCCGTCCAGGGCCTGGCCCCCGAGCACGTGGTCTACGCGGGCTCACTCAGCAAGAGCCTCTCCCCCGCGATCCGCCTGGGCTGGCTGGTCCTGCCGGACCACCTGATCGACCAGGTCCTGGCGGCGAAGGGCCTGCGCGAATCCTGGGCGAGCGCGCTGGACCAGCTGGCGCTGGCCGACTTCATCGCATGCGGTGCGTACGACCGCCACGTCCGCCGCATGCGCAAGCGCTACCGGCAGCGCCGCGACCAACTCCTCGCCGTACTCGCCGCCTCGGCCCCGCACCTCCGGGCGACGGGCATCTCGGCCGGCATGCACGCGGCCCTCACCCTCCCTCCGGGCCAGGAGGTCCCGACCCTCACGGCGGCCCGCGCGGCCGGCCTCGCCCTGGACGGCCTGTCGGCCTACCACCACCCCACCGCCCCGCCCCCGGCCCAGGAGGGCCTGGTCATCGGCTACGCAGCCCTCCCGGACGCGGCGTTCACCCGGGCCCTGGACGCCCTGTCGGAGGTGATCCGGCGGGTGGAGGAGTAG
- a CDS encoding rhomboid-like protein: MNPIPLGVVYSGGVQLGALALDRLEPAERERLLRACSTNVDNLAAGRWETLLTSAFVVEEPMPLPYALLLVAVLGYAEYAYGAWWTAAVFLFGHAAATLLVYGALRRTTDPRTRCALDVGTSYGFNAVLGALTSALPRGAVRTTARAGLLALAAAPVVKRGRTFTDAGHLAALGIGVGISLALDCLSDAKHRKITRIAQCIT; this comes from the coding sequence GTGAATCCGATTCCACTGGGAGTGGTGTATTCGGGCGGCGTCCAGCTCGGGGCACTCGCCTTGGACCGACTCGAGCCGGCGGAGCGGGAGCGGCTGCTCCGGGCCTGCTCGACGAATGTCGACAATCTCGCCGCCGGACGCTGGGAAACACTGCTGACCAGCGCTTTCGTCGTCGAGGAGCCGATGCCCCTGCCGTACGCACTGCTGCTCGTCGCGGTGCTCGGATACGCGGAGTACGCGTACGGCGCCTGGTGGACGGCGGCGGTGTTCCTGTTCGGGCACGCCGCGGCGACCCTCCTCGTGTACGGCGCCCTGCGCAGGACAACCGATCCGCGGACCCGGTGCGCGCTGGACGTGGGGACGAGCTACGGGTTCAACGCCGTACTCGGCGCGCTGACCTCGGCACTACCGCGCGGAGCGGTGCGCACCACCGCTCGGGCCGGACTGCTGGCGCTCGCCGCCGCGCCCGTGGTCAAGCGCGGGCGGACCTTCACGGACGCCGGGCATCTGGCGGCGCTGGGGATCGGCGTCGGGATCTCACTGGCCCTCGATTGTCTTTCCGACGCGAAACATCGGAAAATTACACGAATCGCTCAATGCATCACGTGA
- a CDS encoding Gfo/Idh/MocA family protein has product MSSDLSPVANPRPRVGLLGTGPWAHRTHAPALAAHAGSEFAGVWGRRPEAAAELAREYGVKVYEDPDALFADCDVVAFALPPDVQAPLAVRAAAAGCHVLLDKPVATTVEDARAVADAVARHEVASVVFLTLRFAEPTAGWVEEQAGRDGWFTAAAHWLGAVFPPDGTPSAYADSPWRKEKGGLWDVGPHALSVLIPILGEVTAVSATRGPSDVVQLALRHASGAASTAVLSLGAPRAAAGVGLELRGTEGVHELPGWSDVPGAYGRALDALLTAARTGVPDPRGAEFGARLTEILAEGEGQLPI; this is encoded by the coding sequence ATTTCGTCTGATTTGAGCCCTGTCGCAAACCCCCGCCCCAGGGTTGGACTGCTGGGTACCGGCCCCTGGGCCCACCGCACCCACGCCCCCGCCCTCGCCGCGCACGCCGGGTCCGAGTTCGCCGGTGTGTGGGGCCGCCGGCCCGAAGCCGCGGCCGAGCTGGCACGCGAGTACGGCGTGAAGGTGTACGAAGACCCCGACGCGCTGTTCGCCGACTGTGACGTCGTGGCGTTCGCCCTGCCGCCCGACGTCCAGGCCCCGCTCGCCGTGCGCGCGGCGGCCGCCGGCTGCCACGTGCTGCTGGACAAGCCCGTCGCGACGACCGTGGAGGACGCCCGGGCCGTGGCCGACGCGGTGGCCCGGCACGAGGTCGCCTCCGTGGTCTTCCTCACCCTGCGTTTCGCGGAGCCCACCGCCGGGTGGGTCGAGGAGCAGGCCGGGCGGGACGGCTGGTTCACTGCCGCGGCCCACTGGCTCGGCGCCGTCTTCCCGCCCGACGGAACGCCCAGCGCGTACGCCGACTCGCCGTGGCGCAAGGAGAAGGGCGGGCTCTGGGACGTCGGCCCGCACGCGCTGTCCGTACTGATCCCGATCCTCGGCGAGGTCACCGCCGTCAGCGCCACCCGGGGCCCGTCGGACGTGGTCCAACTCGCCCTGCGGCACGCCTCCGGCGCGGCCAGCACCGCCGTCCTCAGCCTGGGCGCCCCGCGCGCGGCCGCCGGGGTGGGGCTGGAACTGCGCGGCACGGAGGGCGTGCACGAACTGCCCGGCTGGAGCGACGTACCGGGCGCGTACGGCCGGGCCCTGGACGCGCTGCTCACGGCGGCCCGGACGGGGGTGCCGGATCCGCGCGGTGCCGAGTTCGGGGCGCGGCTGACGGAGATCCTGGCGGAGGGGGAGGGGCAGCTCCCTATTTGA
- a CDS encoding metal-dependent hydrolase translates to MSNTPLAPAPVASEHIDLNPRNVSFRWEDTPLHWLPNDPFAGHMINVLHLLLPAGERWFVHVYKQVLPYIEDEQLRADVVGFIGQEAMHAAAHDDVLPHLKRLDLDPTPYTAQVDWLFEKLLGDRTLPPGKARRWWLMERVAMIAAIEHYTAFLGDWVLNAKELDRRGADPMMLDLLRWHGAEEVEHRSVAFDLFMHLDGNYRRRARTWATAFSALVFLWQRGVRFFMENDPHLVDGKASFGQFFRAGQQGVLPSTGAMLKSIPKYLSRTYHPSQEGSTAQAVAYLASSPGANGGQGGQGRHGGVQA, encoded by the coding sequence ATGTCTAATACGCCGCTCGCGCCCGCCCCCGTGGCGTCGGAACACATAGACCTGAACCCCCGCAACGTGTCCTTCCGCTGGGAGGACACCCCGCTCCACTGGCTGCCCAACGACCCCTTCGCCGGGCACATGATCAATGTGCTGCACCTGTTGCTGCCGGCCGGCGAGCGGTGGTTCGTGCACGTCTACAAGCAGGTGCTCCCCTACATCGAGGACGAGCAGCTGCGCGCGGACGTCGTCGGCTTCATCGGCCAGGAGGCCATGCACGCCGCCGCGCACGACGACGTGCTCCCCCACCTGAAGCGGCTCGACCTGGACCCGACCCCGTACACGGCGCAGGTGGACTGGCTGTTCGAGAAGCTGCTGGGCGACCGGACCCTGCCGCCCGGCAAGGCGCGCCGCTGGTGGCTGATGGAGCGGGTCGCGATGATCGCGGCGATCGAGCACTACACGGCGTTCCTCGGCGACTGGGTGCTCAACGCGAAGGAGCTCGACCGGCGGGGCGCCGACCCGATGATGCTCGACCTGCTGCGCTGGCACGGGGCGGAGGAGGTCGAGCACCGCTCGGTGGCCTTCGACCTGTTCATGCACCTCGACGGCAACTACCGCCGCCGGGCCCGCACGTGGGCCACCGCCTTCTCGGCGCTGGTGTTCCTGTGGCAGCGCGGGGTGCGCTTCTTCATGGAGAACGACCCCCACCTGGTGGACGGCAAGGCCTCCTTCGGGCAGTTCTTCCGGGCCGGGCAGCAGGGCGTACTGCCCTCCACGGGCGCGATGCTGAAGTCCATCCCGAAGTACCTCTCCCGTACGTACCACCCCTCGCAGGAGGGCTCGACGGCGCAGGCGGTGGCCTACCTCGCCTCCTCCCCCGGAGCCAACGGCGGGCAGGGCGGGCAGGGCCGGCACGGCGGGGTGCAGGCATGA
- a CDS encoding GNAT family N-acetyltransferase: MIGGIVTEYGGSRMSDILVRAARPEDFAQWRVLYRGYADFYRVEQTEEAAETVWSWVNDPGHEVGALVAEDTEGRLLGLAHYRPFARPLSATVGCFLDDLFVAPEHRGSGAADLLLGALRELAAERGWSVVRWITADDNHRARAKYDQVATRTMWVTYDMIPGGAAQ, from the coding sequence ATGATCGGTGGCATCGTCACCGAGTACGGGGGTTCCCGCATGTCCGACATCCTGGTCCGCGCCGCCCGGCCCGAGGATTTCGCCCAGTGGCGCGTCCTGTACCGCGGCTACGCCGACTTCTACCGGGTGGAGCAGACGGAGGAGGCCGCCGAGACCGTGTGGTCGTGGGTGAACGACCCCGGACACGAGGTCGGCGCCCTGGTCGCCGAGGACACCGAGGGCCGGCTCCTCGGCCTGGCCCACTACCGCCCCTTCGCCCGTCCGCTGTCGGCGACGGTCGGCTGCTTCCTCGACGACCTGTTCGTGGCCCCGGAGCACCGCGGCTCGGGCGCCGCCGACCTGCTGCTCGGCGCCCTGCGCGAGCTGGCCGCCGAGCGGGGCTGGAGCGTGGTGCGGTGGATCACCGCAGACGACAACCACCGGGCACGCGCGAAGTACGACCAGGTGGCCACGCGGACCATGTGGGTCACGTACGACATGATCCCGGGCGGAGCCGCGCAGTAG
- a CDS encoding PepSY-associated TM helix domain-containing protein — translation MSLDEVQDVRTPDSEADAPANAISKGRGGWAALRPLLLRMHFYAGLLIAPLLFLAATTGLLYAGSWQAEKILYSDELTVSRVGESALPLSAQVEAAKDAAPEGEVVSVWPGPDAEATTRVIMEKPGLPEGETLTVFVDPYTAEVRGQLATSGDSLPLRTWLSEFHAGLHLGEYGRNYSEMAASWMWVVALGGLALWIGRRRKRRAVGAPPSGSWGMVLPDRKLTGRRRTLSWHGAVGLWSVAGLVVLSATGLTWSKYAGENIGQLQDGLGGATPAVSAKLKPGGAADGGDEHAGHTMAPGEQMPAAAPTADIGLDKAVDAARAAGVTEELRITLPAKGKGYVIKEQDKQVPVHLDAVAVDPADGKVIDELRFADYPVLAKMTRFGIDLHMGKTFGLANQIALAALAVAVMFLVFWGYRMWWLRRPTKDRTLSVGRAQPRGAWRKLPVTLLLPLAAVTAVVGWFVPLLGISLVAFLVIDLVLGFVAGRRNAAAEPEPAEAS, via the coding sequence ATGTCCCTTGACGAGGTTCAGGACGTCCGCACCCCGGACTCCGAAGCCGACGCCCCAGCCAACGCCATATCCAAGGGCCGCGGCGGCTGGGCCGCGCTGCGGCCGCTGCTGCTGCGCATGCACTTCTACGCGGGCCTGCTGATCGCCCCGCTGCTGTTCCTCGCCGCCACCACCGGGCTGCTGTACGCCGGTTCCTGGCAGGCCGAGAAGATCCTCTACTCCGACGAGCTCACCGTCTCCCGCGTCGGCGAAAGCGCCCTGCCGCTGAGCGCCCAGGTCGAGGCGGCCAAGGACGCCGCGCCCGAGGGTGAGGTCGTCTCCGTGTGGCCCGGCCCCGACGCGGAGGCCACGACCCGGGTGATCATGGAGAAGCCGGGTCTCCCCGAGGGCGAGACCCTCACCGTGTTCGTCGACCCGTATACGGCCGAGGTGCGCGGGCAGCTCGCCACCTCCGGTGACTCCCTCCCGCTGCGGACCTGGCTGAGCGAGTTCCACGCCGGCCTCCACCTGGGGGAGTACGGCCGGAACTACAGCGAGATGGCCGCGAGCTGGATGTGGGTCGTCGCCCTCGGCGGGCTCGCCCTGTGGATCGGCCGCCGCCGCAAGCGCCGGGCGGTGGGGGCACCTCCCAGCGGTAGCTGGGGGATGGTCCTCCCGGACCGGAAGCTCACCGGCCGCCGCCGCACCCTGTCCTGGCACGGGGCCGTCGGACTCTGGTCCGTCGCCGGGCTGGTCGTCCTCTCCGCCACCGGCCTGACCTGGTCGAAGTACGCCGGTGAGAACATCGGGCAGCTCCAGGACGGCCTCGGCGGCGCCACCCCCGCCGTCTCCGCCAAGCTGAAGCCGGGCGGCGCGGCCGACGGGGGCGACGAGCACGCCGGCCACACCATGGCCCCCGGCGAGCAGATGCCGGCCGCGGCGCCCACCGCCGACATCGGCCTCGACAAGGCTGTGGACGCGGCCCGCGCCGCCGGGGTCACCGAGGAACTCCGCATCACCCTGCCCGCCAAGGGCAAGGGGTACGTGATCAAGGAGCAGGACAAGCAGGTGCCGGTGCACCTGGACGCCGTCGCCGTCGACCCGGCCGACGGCAAGGTCATCGACGAACTGCGCTTCGCCGACTACCCGGTGCTCGCGAAGATGACCCGCTTCGGCATCGACCTCCACATGGGCAAGACCTTCGGGCTCGCCAACCAGATCGCGCTGGCCGCGCTCGCCGTCGCCGTGATGTTCCTGGTCTTCTGGGGCTACCGGATGTGGTGGCTGCGCCGCCCGACGAAGGACCGCACGCTGTCCGTCGGCCGCGCCCAGCCGCGCGGCGCCTGGCGGAAGCTGCCGGTCACCCTGCTGCTGCCGCTGGCCGCGGTGACCGCCGTGGTCGGCTGGTTCGTCCCGCTGCTCGGGATCAGCCTGGTCGCGTTCCTCGTGATCGACCTGGTGCTGGGCTTCGTCGCGGGCCGTCGGAACGCGGCGGCGGAGCCGGAGCCGGCCGAAGCCTCGTAA
- a CDS encoding MarR family winged helix-turn-helix transcriptional regulator codes for MADNRQPEPENLQLVHLLRAVTVEFGMRQAEFAARNGMHPTDVRALICLLDAARAGEPATAGLLGARLGLNSAGTTAVIDRLERLGHVARVRDALDRRRVLLRVEPQAILLGREFFGPLIDGVLVVLDSFEPAERDAVRRFLTAAHTVFTTQEPGA; via the coding sequence ATGGCTGACAACCGACAGCCCGAACCCGAGAACCTTCAACTGGTGCACCTCCTCAGGGCAGTGACCGTCGAGTTCGGCATGCGCCAGGCCGAGTTCGCCGCCCGCAACGGCATGCACCCCACCGACGTACGGGCCCTGATCTGCCTGCTGGACGCGGCCCGCGCGGGCGAGCCGGCCACCGCGGGCCTCCTCGGCGCCCGGCTCGGCCTCAACTCGGCGGGCACCACCGCCGTGATCGACCGCCTGGAGCGGCTGGGCCACGTGGCGCGGGTCCGCGACGCCCTCGACCGCCGCCGGGTGCTGCTGCGCGTGGAGCCGCAGGCGATCCTCCTGGGCCGGGAGTTCTTCGGCCCCCTCATCGACGGGGTGCTCGTGGTGCTGGACTCCTTCGAACCGGCCGAACGGGACGCCGTGCGCCGCTTCCTGACCGCCGCCCACACCGTCTTCACCACGCAGGAGCCGGGCGCATGA
- a CDS encoding GNAT family N-acetyltransferase: MLRGGKVGLRARHEDDIPILRAELYDDVVNSSRAESRPWRPLAPGSKDPRLVVDDQEQGHVPFSVVELDGGTLVGTATLWGIDNHNRSAHIGLGLLPSARGKGYGTDVVAVLCHYGFIVRGLQRLQIETLSDNPAMLRSAERNGFVREGVLRSSAWVMGEFLDEVLLGLLAADWKPGV; the protein is encoded by the coding sequence ATGCTTAGAGGCGGCAAGGTCGGGCTCAGGGCCCGGCACGAGGACGACATCCCGATCCTGCGGGCCGAGCTCTACGACGACGTGGTCAATTCCTCGCGGGCCGAAAGCAGGCCGTGGCGGCCGCTCGCGCCCGGCTCGAAGGATCCGCGCCTGGTGGTGGACGACCAGGAGCAGGGGCACGTCCCGTTCTCCGTGGTGGAGTTGGACGGCGGCACGCTGGTCGGCACCGCGACGCTGTGGGGCATCGACAACCACAACCGGTCCGCGCACATCGGCCTCGGGCTGCTGCCGTCCGCTCGCGGCAAGGGCTACGGCACCGACGTGGTCGCGGTGCTGTGCCACTACGGTTTCATCGTGCGCGGCCTGCAGAGGCTGCAGATCGAAACGCTGTCGGACAACCCCGCGATGCTGCGCTCAGCCGAGCGCAACGGCTTCGTCCGCGAGGGCGTACTGCGCTCGTCGGCCTGGGTGATGGGCGAGTTCCTGGACGAGGTACTGCTCGGGCTCCTCGCCGCGGACTGGAAGCCGGGCGTGTAG